Below is a window of Escherichia coli DSM 30083 = JCM 1649 = ATCC 11775 DNA.
CATCAACTCGCCCATCGTATCGCCAACCACAACCTGCGTGCTGGTGGAGGGGACTTCCCCTGAAGATCGTGTGATATAGCTTAGTCCAGCCTGGCGGACAAGGTTAATCGCATCCGGGAAGCGTTCTGGATGACGGGGTACCAGGATGAGCAATAAATTCGGGAATTGCTGTAACAATGCCTGATGTGCGGCGATCACCACACTCTCTTCGCCTTCATGAGTGCTGGTGGCAATCCATACCGGGCGGTGTGGTGCCCACTGGCGGCGCAGCGTCACGGCTTTAGCAGCCAACTGCGGCGTTACAGAAATATCGAATTTCAGGCTACCGGTAACGGTCACCTGATTATTTTTTGCGCCCAGCGCCACAAAACGTGCACCATCTTCTTCATTTTGGGCGGCAATCAGCGTAATACGACGCAGCAAGCGGCGGACGAATTTACCCAGTTTGGCATAACCTGCGGCCGAGCGGGCAGAGAGTCGCGCGTTAGCGATCACCAGCGGAATTTTACGTTTATGTAGCGCCGCAATCAGGTTAGGCCATAGTTCGGTTTCCATAATCAACACCAGTTTAGGGTCGACTTTATTCAGGAAACGGTTGAGTGCATCGGGCAGGTCATACGGCAGATAAACGTGCTGAACATCCTTCCCGAAAGCCGATTGTACGCGCTCCGAACCGGTTGGAGTCATGGTTGTTACGGTAATCGGTAAATCAGGATAACGATGACGCAGTGCGCGCACCAACGGGATCGCCGCCAGAGTTTCACCGACGGAGACGGAGTGCAGCATAATGCCGCCTGGTTTTAGCGGATGGCGGTAAAAACCGTAACGTTCACCCCAGCGTTTTCGATAGGCCGGAGCCTTACGTCCGCGCACCCAGAGCCGTATCCAGATCAGCGGCTGAATAAGGTAGAAAAGGGCGGTGTAAAGCAATTCGAGCATAGTAAATAGCTGACTTATGGATGTGCTGGGGATTCTATGTATTTAGCTGTGGCTTTACCATTACTTTTCCCGTTTTTGACTTAAATAGCAATTTACCCGCCAATTCTTGCTGAACATCTATACTTTTTTTGTATTTTTATGCGATTCATTGATTTCTGCAGTACGTGCAGGAAGGAATCGCAGAGCAACAGTAAAAGAATATGGTTGCTAATGATTTTATTTGATTGATTTCTTTATTGAAAATCAACAATGTGCTTAAAAATCATTCGAGTCGGATTGCCGCGAAAGAAGTGATACACTAGCGCGTCAATATCAGTGCGGTATCAGTATTCAGGTAGCTGTTGAGCCTGGGGCGGTAGCGTGCTTTTTCTGCTTCACCTTAATCGGATAATCTCAACAAAAAGAGTTACTTGTGGATAAGCCATTTCGAAGAATTTTGCTCATTAAGATGCGTTTTCATGGGGATATGTTATTAACTACTCCCGTCATTAGTTCGCTGAAAAAAAATTACCCTGACGCAAAAATCGATGTGCTGCTTTATCAGGACACCATCCCGATCCTGTCTGAAAATCCAGAGATTAACGCGCTCTACGGCATAAAAAATAAAAAAGCAAAAGCCTCAGAAAAAATTGCCAACTTTTTTCATCTCATCAAGGTATTACGTGCCAATAAGTATGACCTTATCGTTAATCTTACCGATCAATGGATGATTGCTATACTGGTTCGTTTATTAAATGCCCGTGTGAAAATTTCCCAGGATTATCATCATCGGCAGTCTGCTTTTTGGCGTAATAGTTTCACTCATTTGGTGCCGTTGCAGGGTGGAAATGTGGTGGAAAGTAACTTATCCGTGCTGACGCCATTGGGACTTGAATCGTTGGTGAAGCAGACAACCATGAGTTACCCGCCTGCAAGCTGGAAACGTATGCGTCGCGAACTTGATCATGCAGGTGTTGGACAAAATTATGTGGTTATCCAACCTACGGCGCGGCAAATCTTCAAATGCTGGGACAACGCCAAGTTTTCCGCTGTGATTGATGCCTTACATGCTCGTGGTTATGAAGTCGTTCTGACGTCCGGCCCAGATAAAGACGATCTGGCCTGCGTCAATGAAATTGCCCAGGGATGCCAGACGCTACCAGTAACGGCGCTGGCCGGAAAGGTGACCTTCCCGGAACTTGGTGCGTTAATCGATCATGCCCAGCTGTTTATTGGCGTTGATTCCGCACCGGCGCATATTGCCGCTGCAGTTAATACGCCGCTGATATCGCTGTTTGGTGCGACAGACCATATTTTCTGGCGTCCCTGGTCAAATAACATGATTCAATTCTGGGCGGGAGATTACCGGGAAATGCCAACGCGCGATCAGCGTGACCGAAATGAGATGTATCTTTCGGTTATTCCGGCGGCAGATGTCATTGCTGCTGTCGATAAATTACTGCCCTCCTCCACGACAGGTACGTCGTTATGATCGTTGCTTTTTGTTTATATAAATATTTTCCCTTTGGCGGTTTGCAGCGCGATTTTATGCGTATTGCTCAGACAGTCGCCGCCCGAGGTCATCATGTTCGGGTTTATACCCAGTCGTGGGAAGGCGAATGCCCTGATGTATTTGAACTGATCAAAGTGCCGGTTAAATCGCATACCAATCACGGGCGCAATGCGGAGTATTTTGCCTGGGTGCAAAAACATTTACGCGAACATCCCGTCGATAAAGTCGTTGGATTCAACAAAATGCCGGGGCTGGACGTTTATTATGCCGCTGATGTTTGCTATGCCGAGAAAGTAGCGCAGGAAAAAGGCTTTTTCTATCGCCTGACGTCACGTTATCGCCATTATGCCGCCTTTGAGCGGGCAACCTTCGAACAGGGCAAGCCGACACAGCTGCTGATGCTGACAGATAAGCAAATCGCCGATTTCCAGAAACATTATCAGACTGAAGCGGAGCGTTTTCATATTCTGCCTCCGGGGATTTATCCTGATCGTAAATATAGCCAGCAGCCAGCCAATAGCCGTGAAATCTTCCGTAAGAAGAATGGAATAACCGAACAACAATATTTATTGTTGCAGGTTGGTTCAGACTTCACGCGTAAAGGTGTCGATCGTTCCATTGAAGCACTTGCTTCGTTACCGGATTCGCTGCGCCACAACACATTACTATATGTTGTTGGGCAGGATAAACCGCGAAAATTTGAGGCGCTGGCAGAAAAACGCGGCGTGCGCAGTAATGTTCACTTCTTCTCGGGGCGCAACGATGTCTCGGAATTAATGGCAGCGGCGGATTTATTACTTCATCCTGCCTACCAGGAAGCCGCGGGAATTGTACTGCTGGAAGCGATAACTGCAGGATTACCGGTACTAACAACAGCCGTTTGTGGCTATGCGCATTATATTGTCGACGCCAATTGCGGCGAGGCTATTGCTGAGCCATTCCGCCAGGAAACATTGAATGAGATTTTACGCAAAGCGTTAACGCAATCTTCATTGCGCCAGGCATGGGCGGAAAATGCGCGACATTATGCTGATACACAAGATTTATACAGTCTGCCAGAGAAAGCGGCGGACATCATAACGGGTGGTCTGGATGGTTGAACTTAAAGAGCCGTTTGCCACGTTATGGCGCGGTAAAGATCCTTTTGAGGAAGTTAAAACCTTGCAGGGTGAGGTATTTCGTGAACTGGAAACTCGCCGCACTCTGCGCTTTGAAATGGCGGGCAAAAGCTATTTTCTCAAATGGCATCGCGGCACGACCCTGAAAGAGATAATCAAAAATTTACTCTCATTGCGGATGCCAGTATTAGGCGCAGACCGCGAATGGAATGCGATTCATCGACTGCGGGATGTCGGCGTTGATACTATGTATGGGGTGGCATTCGGCGAAAAAGGCATTAATCCGCTGACCAGAACCTCGTTTATTATTACCGAAGATCTGACACCAACCATCAGTCTGGAAGATTACTGTGCTGACTGGGCGACCAACCCACCAGATGTTCGCGTAAAGCGTATGCTTATTAAGCGTGTCGCGACGATGGTGCGCGATATGCATGCTGCGGGCATTAACCACCGTGACTGTTATATCTGTCATTTCCTGCTGCACTTGCCTTTTTCCGGTAAGGAAGAGGTGTTAAAAATTTCAGTAATTGACCTGCACCGGGCGCAGATACGTGCAAAAGTACCGCGTCGTTGGCGGGATAAAGATCTTATTGGACTTTATTTTTCTTCGATGAATATTGGCCTGACTCAGCGGGATATCTGGCGGTTTATGAAAGTGTATTTTGTCGCCCCGCTTAAAGACATTATCAAGCAGGAACAAGGGCTGCTGTCGCAAGCAGAAGAAAAAGCCACAAAAATCAGGGAAAGAACGATTCGAAAATCGTTGTAATTTCCGGAGAGAAATATGAGTGCCCACTATTTTAATCCACAAGAGATGATCAATAAGACAATCATCTTCGATGAAAGCCCAGAGGCGTCAGTGGCATCATCATTCCATGTTGCTTATGGCATTGATCAGAACTTTCTTTTTGGTTGTGGTGTTTCAATCACGTCAGTTTTGTTACATAACAACGACGTGAGTTTTGTCTTCCACGTTTTTATTGATGATATCCCTGAAGCCGATATCCAGCGTTTATCCCAATTAGCGAAAAGCTATCATACCTGTATCCAGATCCATCTGGTGAATTGTGAACGGCTTAAGGCATTACCGACGACCAAAAATTGGTCTATTGCCATGTATTTCCGTTTTGTAATTGCAGATTACTTTATTGATCAACAAGATAAGATCCTGTACCTGGATGCTGATATCGCCTGTCAGGGAAACTTAAAGCCGCTGATAACAATGGATCTTGCCAATAACGTTGCTGCTGTTGTTACTGAACGCGATGCTAACTGGTGGTCGTTACGGGGTCAAAGTCTGCAGTGTAATGAACTTGAAAAGGGTTACTTTAATTCAGGTGTCCTGTTAATTAATACACTAGCGTGGGCGCAGGAGTCCGTTTCTGCTAAAGCGATGTCGATGCTTGCTGATAAAGCCATCGTTTCCCGTTTAACCTATATGGATCAAGATATCCTTAATCTTATCCTGTTAGGGAAAGTTAAATTCATTGATGCTAAATACAATACGCAATTTAGTTTAAATTATGAATTAAAAAAATCATTTGTTTGTCCAATTAATGATGAAACCGTATTAATTCATTATGTCGGCCCGACAAAACCCTGGCATTACTGGGCCGGTTATCCAAGTGCGCAACCTTTTATCAAAGCCAAAGAAGCATCGCCCTGGAAAAATGAACCGTTAATGCGGCCAGTTAACTCAAATTATGCTCGTTATTGCGCTAAGCATAATTTTAAACAAAACAAACCAATTAACGGGATAATGAATTATATTTATTATTTTTATTTAAAGATAATAAAATGATATTGAGAAAAGTTAAATGAATGAATTTATAAAAGAACGGTTTTCGTATTTAGCAGATAATAAAAAAGAAAACGCCCCAGAGCTAAATGTTTCCTACGGTATCGATAAGAATTTTTTGTATGGTGCTGGCGTTTCAATTTCTTCCGTTTTGATTAATAATTCAGATATTAATTTTGTCTTTCATGTTTTCACTGATTATGTGGATGATGATTATTTAAAGTCATTTAATGAAACAGCAAAACAATTTAATACCTCAATTATTGTATATTTAATTGACCCAAAATACTTTGCTGATCTGCCGACGTCACAGTTTTGGTCGTACGCGACATACTTCAGGGTATTGTCCTTTGAATATCTGAGTGAAAGTATTTCCACACTGCTGTATCTGGATGCCGATGTCGTTTGTAAAGGAAGTCTGAAACCTCTCACAAAAATTATATTTAAAGATGAGTTTGCTGCGGTTATTCCTGACAATGATAGTACTCAGGCGGCATGTGCAAAACGTCTTAACATTCCCGAAATGAATGGACGTTATTTCAATGCAGGCGTTATCTATGTCAATCTTAAAAAATGGCATGAAGCAAATTTGACACCGTATTTACTCACGCTTTTACGAGGGGAAACTAAATATGGCTCTCTTAAATATTTAGATCAGGATGCGTTGAATATCGCATTTAATATGAATAATATCTACCTCGCGAAGGATTTTGATACTATTTATACCCTGAAAAACGAACTTCATGATCGTAGTCATCGAAAGTATCAGCAAACCATTACCGATAAAACAGTATTGATTCACTATACAGGGATAACTAAACCATGGCATAGCTGGGCTGGATATCCGTCTGCATCATACTTTAATATCGCGCGTGAACAATCTCCCTGGAAGAAATATCCTCTTAAAGAGGCGCGGACTGTTGCAGAAATGCAGAAACAATATAAGCATCTGTTTGCCCATGGTGAGTATATTAAAGGTATAACTTCATTAATTAAGTACAAGCTTAAGAAATAAATTACTCTTATGATTACAAGTATACGCTATCGCGGCTTCTCATTTTATTACAAAGATAACGATAATAAATATAAAGAAATCTTTGATGAAATACTGGCCTATAATTTTAAAACAGTAAAAGTATTACGTAATATTGATGATACCAAAGTATCGTTGATTGATACGAAATATGGTCGCTATGTTTTTAAAGTCTTTGCCCCGAAAACGAAAAGGAATGAACGTTTTTTAAAATCTTTTGTAAAAGGTGACTACTATCAGAATTTGATCGTTGAAACCGATCGTGTCAGAAGTGCAGGTCTTACTTTTCCTAATGATTTTTATTTTCTGGCTGAGCGTAAAATTTTCAACTATGCCAGTGTTTTTATCATGCTTATCGAGTATGTCGAGGGCGTAGAGCTCAATGATATGCCGATTATTCCAGAAGATGTTAAAGCAGAAATTAAGGCTTCAATGGAAAAATTGCATGCCTTAAATATGCTATCGGGCGACCCACACCGGGGTAACTTTATCGTTAGTAAAGATGGTGTCAGGATAATTGACCTCTCCGGTAAAAGCTGTACGGCAGAGCGGAAAGCCCGTGATCGTCTGGCCATGGAACGTCACCTGGGTATTGCCAACGAAATAAAAGATTATGGCTACTATTCAGTAATCTACAGAACCAAACTACGCAAATTTATTAAAAAATTAAAAGGCAAAGCGTAAACCACACAGTCAAAACGGAACCAACATGGATTTATTAGCTGAGAGTATTACTGAAGTCGCTGTCTCTGGGGAAATTGCTAACACCGATCGTGTGTTAAATATCGCTTACGGTATTGACCGCAACTTTTTATTTGGTGCGGCAGTATCTATGCAATCAGTTGTTATGCATAACCCGGACCTTGCGGTTAAGTTTCATCTCTTTACTGACTACATTGATGAAGATTATCTACAACGTGTTAATGCTTTTACCAGCAAAAATGCTAACGTTGAAGTAAGAATTTATAAAGTATCCAGTGCCTTTATTGATATCTTCCCCAGCCTGAAACAGTGGTCTTATGCAACATTCTTCCGTTTAGTTGCGTTCCAGTATCTGAGTGAAACTATTGAAAATCTGTTATATATCGATGCTGATGTCATATGTAAAGGCTCATTAGCTGGATTGCTTGATATTAATTTTGATGGCGATAAGTTCGCGGCTGTTATTAAAGATGTGCCTTTTATGCAGGAAAAACCTGCGAAGCGTCTGGCTATAGAGGGACTTCCAGGGAATTATTTCAACGCCGGTGTAGTATATCTGCAGCTTGAAGCATGGGCGAAAAATGATTTTATGAATAAAGCCATTGCTATGCTGGCAAGTGACCCGCAGCACACGAAATATAAATGCCTTGATCAGGATATTTTAAATATTCTGTTCTTTAGTCATTGTATTTTTATTAGCGGCGATTATGATTGCTTTTATGGCATTGACTATGAGTTAAAAAATAAAAGCGATGAAGATTATAAAAAGACCATTACCGATGATACTAAGCTGATTCATTATGTTGGCGTAACGAAGCCCTGGAACGACTGGACGAATTATCCCTGCCAGAAGTATTTTAATGAGGCTTATCAGGTTTCTTGCTGGAATGATGTGGCGTTTATTCCAGCCACGAATGAAAAGCAGTATCAAGTGAAATACCAACATGCAAAGAAAAATGGTGATACGTTTAACGCTTTTATTTACTTCATTAAATTCAAATTAAATAAGTATAAAAGAAAACTATTTGGGCAATAATAAAAATCATGGATGTCTGAGTTACAATAATAATTAAGGATGAGTACTATAATATTTTATTAGTTCAGGCAAGAGAACACGATGAGCAATGATTACCCTTTAGTATCCATAATAATACCGACGTATAATTCATCTGATTACATTACTGAAACTCTAACGAAATTAGAAAAACAAACTTACCCAAATTTTGAAATTGTTATTGTTAATGATGGTTCTAAAGATAACACATCAAGTGTTTTGAGAGAGTATGGGTTAACCCACTCTCGATTAATTATTATCAATAAAGAAAATGGCGGTGTTTCGTCTGCCAGGAATACAGGTATCCGCAAGGCGCAAGGACAGTTTATATGTTTTATGGATGATGATGATGAGATAGATCCTAACTATCTGCTGAAGATGTATTCCAGACAACATGAGACGGGAGGGGATGCGATTTATTGTGGGCTTTATGGCCATCATATAAAAAATGGTGTTACTTACTCACCTATAAATACAGATTTTAATGAAGGGTCTTTACTTTTCGATTTTTTTTATAAAAAGGTCAGATTCCATATAGGATGCTTGTTTATAAGAAAACAACTCCTGGAAGATAATAATCTTTTTTTTGATGAAGATTTACGACTAGGAGAAGATCTGGATTTTATCTATCGACTGCTAATTACATGCGATATGTATGCGGTTCCATATTATATGTATAAGCATAACTATAGAGAAAATTCCTTAATGA
It encodes the following:
- the waaA gene encoding lipid IV(A) 3-deoxy-D-manno-octulosonic acid transferase — translated: MLELLYTALFYLIQPLIWIRLWVRGRKAPAYRKRWGERYGFYRHPLKPGGIMLHSVSVGETLAAIPLVRALRHRYPDLPITVTTMTPTGSERVQSAFGKDVQHVYLPYDLPDALNRFLNKVDPKLVLIMETELWPNLIAALHKRKIPLVIANARLSARSAAGYAKLGKFVRRLLRRITLIAAQNEEDGARFVALGAKNNQVTVTGSLKFDISVTPQLAAKAVTLRRQWAPHRPVWIATSTHEGEESVVIAAHQALLQQFPNLLLILVPRHPERFPDAINLVRQAGLSYITRSSGEVPSTSTQVVVGDTMGELMLLYGIADLAFVGGSLVERGGHNPLEAAAHAIPVLMGPHTFNFKDICARLEQASGLITVTDATTLAKEVSSLLTDADYRSFYGRHAVEVLYQNQGALQRLLQLLEPYLPPKTH
- the rfaQ gene encoding lipopolysaccharide core heptosyltransferase RfaQ; the protein is MDKPFRRILLIKMRFHGDMLLTTPVISSLKKNYPDAKIDVLLYQDTIPILSENPEINALYGIKNKKAKASEKIANFFHLIKVLRANKYDLIVNLTDQWMIAILVRLLNARVKISQDYHHRQSAFWRNSFTHLVPLQGGNVVESNLSVLTPLGLESLVKQTTMSYPPASWKRMRRELDHAGVGQNYVVIQPTARQIFKCWDNAKFSAVIDALHARGYEVVLTSGPDKDDLACVNEIAQGCQTLPVTALAGKVTFPELGALIDHAQLFIGVDSAPAHIAAAVNTPLISLFGATDHIFWRPWSNNMIQFWAGDYREMPTRDQRDRNEMYLSVIPAADVIAAVDKLLPSSTTGTSL
- the waaG gene encoding glycosyltransferase family 4 protein → MIVAFCLYKYFPFGGLQRDFMRIAQTVAARGHHVRVYTQSWEGECPDVFELIKVPVKSHTNHGRNAEYFAWVQKHLREHPVDKVVGFNKMPGLDVYYAADVCYAEKVAQEKGFFYRLTSRYRHYAAFERATFEQGKPTQLLMLTDKQIADFQKHYQTEAERFHILPPGIYPDRKYSQQPANSREIFRKKNGITEQQYLLLQVGSDFTRKGVDRSIEALASLPDSLRHNTLLYVVGQDKPRKFEALAEKRGVRSNVHFFSGRNDVSELMAAADLLLHPAYQEAAGIVLLEAITAGLPVLTTAVCGYAHYIVDANCGEAIAEPFRQETLNEILRKALTQSSLRQAWAENARHYADTQDLYSLPEKAADIITGGLDG
- the rfaP gene encoding lipopolysaccharide core heptose(I) kinase RfaP, which gives rise to MVELKEPFATLWRGKDPFEEVKTLQGEVFRELETRRTLRFEMAGKSYFLKWHRGTTLKEIIKNLLSLRMPVLGADREWNAIHRLRDVGVDTMYGVAFGEKGINPLTRTSFIITEDLTPTISLEDYCADWATNPPDVRVKRMLIKRVATMVRDMHAAGINHRDCYICHFLLHLPFSGKEEVLKISVIDLHRAQIRAKVPRRWRDKDLIGLYFSSMNIGLTQRDIWRFMKVYFVAPLKDIIKQEQGLLSQAEEKATKIRERTIRKSL
- the waaO gene encoding lipopolysaccharide 3-alpha-galactosyltransferase: MSAHYFNPQEMINKTIIFDESPEASVASSFHVAYGIDQNFLFGCGVSITSVLLHNNDVSFVFHVFIDDIPEADIQRLSQLAKSYHTCIQIHLVNCERLKALPTTKNWSIAMYFRFVIADYFIDQQDKILYLDADIACQGNLKPLITMDLANNVAAVVTERDANWWSLRGQSLQCNELEKGYFNSGVLLINTLAWAQESVSAKAMSMLADKAIVSRLTYMDQDILNLILLGKVKFIDAKYNTQFSLNYELKKSFVCPINDETVLIHYVGPTKPWHYWAGYPSAQPFIKAKEASPWKNEPLMRPVNSNYARYCAKHNFKQNKPINGIMNYIYYFYLKIIK
- a CDS encoding glycosyltransferase family 8 protein yields the protein MNEFIKERFSYLADNKKENAPELNVSYGIDKNFLYGAGVSISSVLINNSDINFVFHVFTDYVDDDYLKSFNETAKQFNTSIIVYLIDPKYFADLPTSQFWSYATYFRVLSFEYLSESISTLLYLDADVVCKGSLKPLTKIIFKDEFAAVIPDNDSTQAACAKRLNIPEMNGRYFNAGVIYVNLKKWHEANLTPYLLTLLRGETKYGSLKYLDQDALNIAFNMNNIYLAKDFDTIYTLKNELHDRSHRKYQQTITDKTVLIHYTGITKPWHSWAGYPSASYFNIAREQSPWKKYPLKEARTVAEMQKQYKHLFAHGEYIKGITSLIKYKLKK
- the rfaY gene encoding lipopolysaccharide core heptose(II) kinase RfaY — encoded protein: MITSIRYRGFSFYYKDNDNKYKEIFDEILAYNFKTVKVLRNIDDTKVSLIDTKYGRYVFKVFAPKTKRNERFLKSFVKGDYYQNLIVETDRVRSAGLTFPNDFYFLAERKIFNYASVFIMLIEYVEGVELNDMPIIPEDVKAEIKASMEKLHALNMLSGDPHRGNFIVSKDGVRIIDLSGKSCTAERKARDRLAMERHLGIANEIKDYGYYSVIYRTKLRKFIKKLKGKA
- a CDS encoding UDP-galactose--(galactosyl) LPS alpha1,2-galactosyltransferase yields the protein MDLLAESITEVAVSGEIANTDRVLNIAYGIDRNFLFGAAVSMQSVVMHNPDLAVKFHLFTDYIDEDYLQRVNAFTSKNANVEVRIYKVSSAFIDIFPSLKQWSYATFFRLVAFQYLSETIENLLYIDADVICKGSLAGLLDINFDGDKFAAVIKDVPFMQEKPAKRLAIEGLPGNYFNAGVVYLQLEAWAKNDFMNKAIAMLASDPQHTKYKCLDQDILNILFFSHCIFISGDYDCFYGIDYELKNKSDEDYKKTITDDTKLIHYVGVTKPWNDWTNYPCQKYFNEAYQVSCWNDVAFIPATNEKQYQVKYQHAKKNGDTFNAFIYFIKFKLNKYKRKLFGQ
- a CDS encoding glycosyltransferase family 2 protein, which translates into the protein MSNDYPLVSIIIPTYNSSDYITETLTKLEKQTYPNFEIVIVNDGSKDNTSSVLREYGLTHSRLIIINKENGGVSSARNTGIRKAQGQFICFMDDDDEIDPNYLLKMYSRQHETGGDAIYCGLYGHHIKNGVTYSPINTDFNEGSLLFDFFYKKVRFHIGCLFIRKQLLEDNNLFFDEDLRLGEDLDFIYRLLITCDMYAVPYYMYKHNYRENSLMNSCRTITHYRHESFAHERIYSSVMQLYKGNRKEEIHTLLSKNRTYHKTRYLWNVLLNGDFELLNQLVESNEKELKDCNLLGKRDKRRAKILASKNYILWRMVRLVNRKKNKR